In Massilia antarctica, the following are encoded in one genomic region:
- a CDS encoding LysR substrate-binding domain-containing protein gives MTISKVRKASIAIAMTAILAGASFSASAAPDAKAAAADALPLLINPDGLHWVKTIPEAGDKSPEYAILRSDPDITLDISLTDAKVDLQRERVDVAIRMGSLQDASFHARLLGRSRRAVVASPSYLAARGMPDTPAQLAQHSFLGFNFRRTAATWPFLIDGEIAQLPIRTAMLTNNGETMRQLTIDGLGISRLGMFHVYDDIQAGRLVELLPAHNAGDMEEVSVIFTNQRHMPQRVRAFIDFAVEKLVPLLDAKGDARPRNQ, from the coding sequence ATGACTATCAGCAAAGTACGTAAGGCCAGCATTGCCATCGCGATGACAGCGATCCTTGCCGGCGCAAGTTTTTCAGCGTCGGCGGCACCGGATGCAAAAGCAGCGGCGGCCGACGCCCTCCCGCTGCTCATCAATCCAGACGGGCTGCACTGGGTTAAAACTATCCCCGAAGCCGGCGACAAGTCGCCCGAATATGCCATTCTGCGCAGCGATCCGGACATCACCCTGGATATCTCGCTCACCGATGCCAAAGTCGACTTGCAACGCGAGCGCGTCGATGTGGCGATCCGTATGGGCTCGCTACAAGACGCCAGTTTTCATGCCCGTTTGCTGGGACGCAGCCGGCGCGCCGTGGTGGCGTCGCCTTCCTATCTGGCAGCGCGTGGCATGCCAGACACGCCGGCGCAGCTTGCGCAGCACAGCTTCCTTGGCTTTAATTTTCGCCGCACGGCCGCTACTTGGCCATTCCTGATCGATGGCGAGATTGCGCAGCTGCCCATCCGCACCGCCATGCTGACAAATAATGGCGAAACCATGCGCCAGTTGACCATCGACGGACTTGGCATCAGCCGGCTTGGCATGTTCCACGTGTACGACGATATCCAGGCGGGCAGGCTGGTTGAACTGCTTCCTGCCCATAATGCCGGCGATATGGAGGAAGTGAGCGTGATTTTCACGAACCAGCGTCATATGCCGCAACGGGTACGCGCGTTCATCGATTTCGCGGTCGAAAAGCTGGTGCCGCTTCTTGACGCTAAAGGCGATGCTCGCCCGCGCAATCAATGA
- a CDS encoding LysR substrate-binding domain-containing protein, producing the protein MYIPLQTFYAFFVVCRAGSMKEAARELHVSAGAISQRMRELELRQGQRLFERTRAGVTPTAAGAALYADLRAPFQQIETVSRRDPHDPATRQLVVSVMPSFASGWLLPRLGDFVGRHPDVSLSIDSDARVVDLTSEAVDFAIRHGLGSYPGLASRWLMSPEMIVVGAPALLRQGAPIRCPADCLAYPLLHDSERRDWSLWLQAHGNASPKARRGLSFSDEHLLVRAAAEGQGLALVRDIYAGADLAQGHLCKALEQQWPTQFGYYLVGLPGSFAAPGARAFVEWIEGEAARPLSASAAHAILRGVDASV; encoded by the coding sequence ATGTACATCCCGCTCCAGACCTTCTATGCATTCTTTGTCGTTTGCCGCGCCGGCAGCATGAAGGAGGCCGCGCGCGAACTGCATGTCAGCGCCGGCGCCATCAGCCAGCGCATGCGCGAGCTGGAACTGCGCCAAGGTCAGCGCCTGTTCGAGCGCACCCGTGCCGGCGTCACGCCAACGGCGGCCGGCGCGGCCTTGTATGCCGATCTCCGGGCGCCGTTTCAGCAGATCGAAACCGTGTCGCGCCGCGATCCGCACGATCCCGCGACACGGCAACTGGTGGTGAGTGTGATGCCGTCGTTCGCTTCCGGATGGTTGTTGCCGCGCCTGGGCGATTTTGTCGGCCGCCATCCGGACGTGTCGCTCTCGATCGACAGCGATGCGCGCGTGGTCGACCTGACAAGCGAAGCGGTCGATTTCGCCATCCGGCACGGCCTCGGAAGCTATCCCGGACTCGCGTCGCGCTGGTTGATGTCGCCCGAAATGATCGTGGTCGGCGCTCCGGCCTTGCTACGCCAGGGGGCGCCGATTCGCTGTCCGGCCGATTGCCTGGCCTACCCGCTGCTGCATGACAGTGAACGCCGCGATTGGTCATTGTGGCTGCAGGCTCACGGCAACGCATCGCCCAAGGCGCGGCGCGGCCTGTCGTTCAGCGACGAACATTTGCTGGTGCGCGCCGCCGCCGAAGGGCAGGGGCTGGCGCTGGTGCGCGACATCTACGCCGGTGCCGACCTGGCGCAAGGTCATCTGTGCAAGGCGCTGGAACAGCAATGGCCGACACAGTTCGGCTATTACCTGGTCGGTTTGCCCGGGTCCTTTGCCGCACCGGGCGCGCGCGCTTTCGTCGAATGGATCGAGGGCGAAGCCGCCCGGCCGCTGTCGGCATCGGCGGCGCATGCAATTCTGCGTGGCGTTGATGCTTCGGTTTAA
- a CDS encoding translational machinery protein has translation MSFNHVVVWLDQAEAHVIHFTREAAESEVIKTASVHARHKKAGVDASVESKQDPEYLNEIAAAIEAAQEILIVGPGQEKLVFIKHLEKHHAAVAAKVVSVETVDHPNDGQLLAFARKYFVKEDIMH, from the coding sequence ATGTCATTCAATCACGTCGTCGTCTGGCTCGACCAGGCCGAAGCACACGTTATCCATTTCACGCGCGAGGCCGCCGAATCGGAAGTCATCAAGACCGCCTCGGTCCACGCGCGTCATAAAAAAGCCGGCGTCGATGCCAGCGTCGAATCGAAACAGGATCCCGAATACCTGAACGAGATCGCCGCCGCGATCGAAGCTGCCCAGGAAATCCTGATCGTCGGCCCTGGCCAGGAAAAGCTGGTCTTCATCAAGCACCTGGAAAAGCACCACGCCGCCGTGGCTGCCAAGGTGGTCAGCGTCGAAACGGTCGACCATCCGAACGACGGCCAGCTGCTCGCTTTCGCGCGCAAGTATTTTGTCAAAGAAGACATCATGCATTAA
- a CDS encoding helix-turn-helix domain-containing protein: MMILKQLRISRQLSQEQLAHMSGLSVRTIQRMESGHKASVESLKCVAAVLEVALSTLNEETFVIDKHADNWHALPLWLRCWFGFSFLHVHPTRRVAKRIELVSHATGFLFCLLGLVSEAALAGGLIMLSTAYLFYLLSWQGDRYGIWFDAPADGEVHGA; encoded by the coding sequence ATGATGATTCTTAAACAACTGCGTATCAGCCGCCAGCTTTCTCAAGAACAGCTTGCCCACATGTCGGGCTTGAGCGTGAGGACGATCCAGCGCATGGAAAGCGGCCACAAGGCCAGTGTCGAGTCGCTCAAATGTGTGGCGGCGGTTCTCGAAGTGGCGCTGTCAACCTTGAACGAAGAGACATTCGTGATCGACAAGCACGCCGACAACTGGCATGCGCTACCGCTGTGGCTGCGCTGCTGGTTTGGTTTCAGCTTTCTGCATGTTCACCCAACCCGGCGCGTGGCCAAACGCATCGAGCTCGTGTCGCACGCCACCGGGTTTCTGTTTTGCCTGCTGGGCCTTGTCAGCGAAGCGGCCCTGGCCGGCGGCTTGATCATGCTGTCGACGGCGTATCTGTTTTACCTGCTGTCGTGGCAGGGGGACCGCTACGGCATCTGGTTCGACGCCCCCGCGGACGGCGAAGTGCACGGCGCCTGA
- a CDS encoding pyridoxal phosphate-dependent decarboxylase family protein, whose translation MNPTSPFRPALEGALSHALAHLDHLEQQPVGARASLDTLRARLSRPLGDTGVPATQVIDELAADTAGGINGSAGGRFFGWVIGGALPAALAADWLTSAWDQNAATYACAPAVSVIEEICGTWLKQLLGLPRDASFALTSGCQMAHATALAAARNALLARRGWDVERDGLCGAPPIRILSGDQFHGSITRAARLLGLGTGAVIGLPVNQAGQLEPAALQQALVHSSGAPVIVLLQAGDLNIGAYDCFADLIPLAHRYGAWVHVDGAFGLWANASARYRHLLAGVAQADSWATDGHKWLNVPYDSGFAFIADADAQRRAMSFEASYVARNDQVREPKDWNPEWSRRGRGVAAYAAMRELGRDGIEAMIDRCCAAAHALVTGIAALPGVELVWKPQVNQGLLRFLDRTPGATQSDHDRWTDQVTNAVLAGGEALFTNTSWRGKRCMRVSVCNWQTGDADVARAVAAVAHVLRGA comes from the coding sequence ATGAACCCCACTTCCCCGTTTCGCCCGGCACTGGAAGGTGCCCTGAGCCACGCGCTGGCCCATCTGGATCATCTGGAACAGCAACCGGTCGGCGCCCGCGCCAGCCTCGACACCCTGCGCGCCCGGCTGTCCAGGCCGCTGGGGGACACGGGCGTGCCGGCCACCCAAGTGATCGACGAGCTGGCCGCCGACACGGCCGGCGGCATCAACGGCAGCGCCGGCGGGCGCTTTTTTGGCTGGGTGATCGGCGGCGCCTTGCCGGCCGCGCTGGCGGCCGACTGGCTCACCAGCGCCTGGGATCAGAATGCAGCCACATACGCCTGCGCGCCGGCCGTGAGCGTGATTGAAGAAATCTGCGGCACCTGGCTGAAACAATTGCTGGGTTTACCGCGCGACGCCAGCTTCGCCCTCACCAGCGGTTGCCAGATGGCGCATGCGACCGCCCTGGCGGCGGCCCGCAATGCGCTGCTGGCGCGGCGCGGATGGGATGTGGAACGCGATGGCTTGTGCGGCGCGCCGCCGATCCGCATTCTGAGCGGCGATCAGTTTCACGGCAGCATTACGCGCGCAGCCCGCTTGCTGGGCTTGGGCACGGGCGCCGTCATCGGCCTGCCCGTGAACCAGGCAGGCCAACTTGAACCGGCGGCCTTGCAGCAGGCGCTGGTCCACAGCTCCGGCGCGCCCGTCATCGTGCTGCTGCAGGCGGGCGACCTCAATATCGGCGCCTACGATTGTTTCGCCGACCTGATTCCGTTGGCGCACCGCTACGGTGCCTGGGTGCATGTGGACGGCGCCTTCGGCCTGTGGGCCAACGCCAGCGCGCGTTACCGCCATCTGCTGGCCGGCGTGGCGCAGGCCGATTCCTGGGCAACCGACGGTCACAAGTGGCTCAACGTGCCCTACGACAGCGGGTTTGCCTTTATTGCGGATGCCGATGCGCAGCGCCGCGCCATGTCTTTCGAAGCCAGTTATGTCGCCCGCAACGATCAGGTGCGCGAGCCGAAAGACTGGAATCCGGAATGGTCGCGGCGCGGGCGTGGGGTGGCCGCCTATGCCGCCATGCGCGAGCTCGGACGCGACGGAATCGAAGCCATGATCGACCGCTGTTGCGCGGCCGCTCACGCACTCGTGACCGGCATTGCCGCCCTGCCCGGCGTTGAACTTGTGTGGAAACCGCAGGTCAATCAGGGACTGCTGCGTTTTCTCGATCGCACGCCGGGAGCCACGCAGAGCGATCACGACCGGTGGACGGATCAGGTCACCAACGCCGTGCTGGCCGGCGGCGAGGCGCTGTTCACTAACACGAGCTGGCGCGGCAAGCGTTGCATGCGGGTATCTGTATGCAATTGGCAGACCGGCGATGCCGATGTCGCGCGCGCGGTCGCGGCGGTCGCACACGTCTTGCGGGGCGCATGA
- the dnaG gene encoding DNA primase, which yields MIPQSFLTDLLNRIDIVDVVGRYVQLKKGGANFMGLCPFHSEKSPSFTVSPTKQFYHCFGCSAHGNAVGFLIEYSGMGFIDAVKDLAQGVGMVVPDADDKIPPLQRAANQAQALALTEAMTQACDYYRGQLRGATNAIAYLKNRGLTGEVAARFGMGYAPSGWDNLRTVFPDYEALALVESGLVIDKVDEDGGNKKRYDRFRERIMFPIRNTKGQVIGFGGRVLDQGEPKYLNSPETPLFQKGLELYGLFEARQAIRDAGYVLVTEGYMDVVALAQLGFPQAVATLGTACTSTHVQKLLRQTDSVIFSFDGDKAGRRAARRALEACLPQVSDNKIIKFLFLPAEHDPDSFVREFGADVFEQEIHEAMPLSQFLLREVSGEHDLSTPEGRARVQFDAKPLLQSMTPTSLRLQIVRGLASMTESTPAEIEALFELSKPVSVARRAPPRQGRPEPVGLELQILRHLVAHPPLSLELDEAALAAFSHFGPESAERLLYLVACGQALGANGSFAALSQHLKDTSNEYDGLIAEIASEPESDFDSVKLWLIGAVRQIKLAALKQELTQLFSAGLTSDQVGVRYREIMAEQKRLEDDGVPS from the coding sequence GTGATTCCACAATCCTTTCTGACCGATTTACTCAACCGCATCGACATCGTCGATGTGGTCGGCCGCTACGTCCAGCTGAAGAAGGGCGGGGCCAATTTCATGGGCTTGTGCCCGTTTCACAGCGAAAAATCCCCCAGTTTCACCGTCAGCCCGACCAAGCAGTTTTACCATTGCTTCGGTTGCAGCGCGCATGGTAACGCGGTCGGCTTCCTGATCGAGTATTCCGGCATGGGCTTCATCGATGCGGTCAAGGATCTGGCCCAGGGCGTGGGCATGGTCGTGCCCGATGCGGACGACAAGATTCCCCCCTTGCAGCGTGCCGCTAACCAGGCCCAGGCGCTGGCCCTGACCGAAGCCATGACCCAGGCCTGCGATTACTATCGCGGCCAGTTGCGCGGCGCCACGAATGCCATCGCCTACCTGAAAAACCGCGGCTTGACGGGCGAAGTGGCGGCCCGCTTCGGCATGGGCTACGCCCCGTCCGGCTGGGATAACCTGCGCACCGTATTCCCCGATTACGAGGCGCTGGCCTTGGTCGAGTCGGGTCTGGTGATCGACAAGGTCGATGAAGACGGCGGCAACAAGAAGCGCTATGACCGCTTCCGCGAGCGCATCATGTTCCCGATCCGCAATACCAAAGGCCAGGTGATCGGCTTCGGCGGACGCGTACTCGACCAGGGCGAACCAAAATACCTGAATTCCCCGGAAACCCCGCTGTTCCAGAAGGGCCTGGAGCTGTACGGCCTGTTCGAGGCGCGCCAGGCCATCCGCGACGCCGGCTATGTGCTGGTGACCGAAGGCTATATGGATGTGGTCGCGCTGGCCCAGCTCGGCTTTCCGCAAGCGGTGGCCACCCTCGGCACCGCCTGCACCAGTACCCACGTGCAAAAGTTGCTGCGCCAGACCGATAGCGTGATCTTCAGTTTCGACGGCGACAAGGCCGGCCGCCGCGCCGCCCGCCGCGCGCTCGAAGCCTGCCTGCCGCAGGTGAGCGACAACAAGATCATCAAGTTCCTGTTTTTGCCGGCCGAGCACGATCCGGACAGTTTCGTGCGCGAGTTCGGCGCCGATGTGTTCGAGCAAGAAATTCACGAAGCCATGCCCTTGTCGCAGTTCTTGCTGCGCGAAGTGTCGGGCGAGCATGATCTTTCCACGCCGGAAGGGCGCGCCCGGGTCCAGTTCGACGCCAAGCCCTTGCTGCAATCGATGACACCGACTTCCCTGCGCCTGCAGATCGTGCGCGGCCTGGCCAGCATGACCGAGTCCACGCCGGCTGAAATCGAAGCCCTGTTCGAGCTGTCCAAGCCGGTCTCGGTGGCGCGCCGGGCGCCGCCGCGCCAGGGCCGGCCGGAGCCGGTCGGGCTGGAATTGCAGATCTTGCGCCATCTGGTGGCCCATCCGCCGCTCAGCCTGGAGCTGGACGAGGCGGCCCTGGCCGCGTTCAGCCATTTCGGCCCGGAATCTGCCGAGCGTCTGTTGTATCTGGTCGCCTGCGGCCAGGCGCTGGGGGCGAACGGCAGCTTTGCCGCCTTGTCCCAGCATTTGAAGGATACGAGCAACGAATACGATGGCTTGATCGCCGAGATTGCGTCCGAGCCCGAATCGGACTTCGACAGCGTGAAATTGTGGCTCATCGGGGCTGTGAGGCAGATCAAACTTGCGGCGCTTAAACAGGAGTTGACCCAGTTGTTTTCCGCCGGCCTGACCTCAGATCAGGTGGGTGTGCGGTACCGCGAAATCATGGCGGAGCAAAAGCGCCTGGAAGACGACGGCGTGCCGAGTTAG
- a CDS encoding siderophore-interacting protein, whose product MSIDSPVSRVQRVRHELKMRQVEVLSVRAIGSHFRSITFGGPALHDFHSASFDDHVKFILGDGLDAVRRDYTPRSFDPAAGELVIEFALHGDGPCAAWAAQARPGQQVTIGGPKGSLIIPVDYEWHLLVGDETGLPAISRRLEELPPGGRATVIVKVDDAADRRAFAGQAEVDLHWVAKDAELLAAVQAWTLPAGDGYAWCAGEAATMAAVRRELVEVKGLDKSAIRAAAYWKDGGSGYHANLE is encoded by the coding sequence ATGAGTATAGACTCTCCCGTCAGCCGCGTGCAGCGTGTGCGCCACGAGCTCAAGATGCGCCAGGTCGAGGTGCTGAGCGTGCGCGCCATCGGCAGCCATTTCCGCAGCATTACTTTCGGCGGCCCGGCGCTGCACGACTTCCATAGCGCCTCGTTCGACGACCACGTCAAGTTCATCCTGGGTGACGGGCTTGATGCCGTCCGGCGCGACTACACCCCGCGCAGCTTCGACCCGGCAGCCGGCGAACTGGTCATCGAATTCGCCCTGCACGGCGACGGCCCTTGCGCGGCTTGGGCAGCCCAGGCACGTCCCGGCCAGCAAGTGACCATCGGCGGCCCGAAAGGTTCGCTGATCATTCCGGTCGATTATGAGTGGCATTTGCTGGTCGGCGACGAAACCGGCTTGCCGGCGATATCGCGCCGCCTGGAGGAGTTGCCCCCCGGCGGCCGCGCCACCGTCATCGTCAAGGTCGACGATGCGGCCGACCGCCGTGCTTTCGCCGGCCAGGCCGAGGTGGACTTGCACTGGGTCGCCAAGGATGCCGAGCTGCTGGCCGCCGTGCAAGCCTGGACTTTGCCGGCTGGCGACGGCTACGCCTGGTGCGCGGGCGAGGCCGCGACCATGGCCGCCGTGCGCCGGGAACTGGTGGAGGTCAAGGGCCTGGACAAGTCCGCCATCCGCGCCGCCGCCTACTGGAAGGATGGCGGCAGCGGCTATCACGCCAACCTGGAGTAA
- the rpoD gene encoding RNA polymerase sigma factor RpoD encodes MPIKKPETQAADKPTRTSAKADKAQDKAETRSTSTSASATPAVSQTTDAATLAAIDTSGYVLPSVKVPGRRGRKPKEFQPENDEVAALNAVERAELKAVDKAKAKDRKAKEKALLKDAFSSDTEATEEELERRRQKLKTLIKFGKERGFLTYAEINDHLPENIVDPEAIEGIIGTFNDMGIAVYEHAPDAETLLLSDNVATVTSDDEAEAAAEAALSTVDSDFGRTTDPVRMYMREMGSVELLTREGEIEIAKRIEDGLKDMIQAISACPVTIAEIISAAIRIQNDEIKIDEIVDGMVDPDEPLEPVVAPVATDEDEDEEEADEEEEEEEEENNASGAAGFSAEQLEALKNQALEKFDIISVQFDKMRKAFEKDGYNSKAYVKAQESISNELLGIRFTAKVVEKLCDTLRGQVDEVRHIEKQILDVAVNKCGMPRAHFIKVFPGNETNLEWVDGEVNAGHAYSAILGRNIPTIKELQQRLIDLQARVVLPLPDLRNINRQMAAGEMKARKAKREMTEANLRLVISIAKKYTNRGLQFLDLIQEGNIGLMKAVDKFEYRRGYKFSTYATWWIRQAITRSIADQARTIRIPVHMIETINKMNRISRQILQETGAEPDPATLAIKMEMPEDKIRKIMKIAKEPISMETPIGDDDDSHLGDFIEDNNTLAPSDAALHASMRGVVKDVLDSLTPREAKVLRMRFGIEMSTDHTLEEVGKQFDVTRERIRQIEAKALRKLRHPSRSDKLKSFLEGN; translated from the coding sequence GTGCCAATCAAGAAACCTGAAACCCAAGCGGCTGATAAGCCAACGAGAACGTCCGCCAAGGCGGATAAAGCGCAAGACAAGGCCGAAACGCGCAGCACGAGTACGAGTGCGAGCGCCACGCCTGCCGTCAGCCAGACCACCGATGCCGCCACCCTGGCGGCGATCGACACGTCCGGTTACGTGCTGCCCTCAGTCAAGGTACCGGGCCGGCGCGGGCGCAAGCCGAAAGAATTCCAGCCCGAGAACGATGAAGTGGCGGCCCTCAACGCGGTCGAGCGGGCCGAGCTGAAAGCGGTCGACAAGGCCAAGGCCAAGGACCGCAAGGCCAAGGAAAAAGCCCTGCTGAAAGACGCGTTCTCGTCGGATACGGAAGCGACCGAGGAAGAACTCGAGCGGCGCCGCCAGAAACTGAAAACCCTGATCAAGTTCGGCAAGGAACGCGGTTTCCTCACCTACGCCGAAATCAACGATCACCTGCCCGAAAATATCGTCGATCCGGAAGCGATCGAAGGCATCATCGGCACCTTCAACGACATGGGGATCGCGGTCTACGAACACGCGCCCGATGCCGAGACCTTGCTGCTGTCGGACAATGTGGCCACGGTCACCAGCGATGACGAAGCCGAGGCCGCTGCCGAAGCGGCGCTGTCGACGGTCGACTCCGACTTCGGCCGCACCACCGATCCCGTGCGCATGTATATGCGCGAGATGGGCTCGGTCGAGCTGCTCACGCGCGAAGGCGAGATCGAGATTGCCAAGCGCATCGAAGATGGCCTCAAGGACATGATCCAGGCCATTTCCGCCTGCCCGGTGACGATCGCCGAAATCATTTCCGCCGCGATCCGCATCCAGAACGACGAAATCAAGATCGATGAAATCGTCGACGGCATGGTCGACCCGGACGAACCGCTCGAGCCTGTCGTGGCGCCGGTCGCCACCGACGAGGATGAAGACGAGGAAGAGGCCGACGAGGAAGAAGAGGAAGAGGAAGAAGAGAACAACGCTTCTGGCGCCGCGGGTTTCTCGGCCGAACAGCTCGAAGCGCTGAAAAACCAGGCGCTGGAAAAATTCGACATCATCTCGGTGCAGTTCGACAAGATGCGCAAGGCCTTCGAGAAAGATGGCTACAACTCGAAAGCCTATGTCAAGGCGCAGGAATCGATTTCCAACGAACTGCTCGGCATCCGTTTCACCGCCAAGGTGGTCGAGAAGCTGTGCGACACCCTGCGCGGGCAGGTTGATGAAGTGCGCCATATCGAGAAGCAAATCCTCGACGTGGCCGTAAACAAGTGCGGCATGCCGCGCGCCCACTTCATCAAGGTATTCCCGGGCAATGAAACGAATCTGGAATGGGTCGATGGCGAAGTCAACGCCGGCCATGCTTACTCCGCCATCCTCGGACGCAATATTCCGACGATCAAGGAACTGCAGCAGCGCCTGATCGACCTGCAGGCTAGAGTGGTGTTGCCGCTGCCGGACTTGCGCAACATCAACCGCCAAATGGCGGCCGGTGAAATGAAGGCGCGCAAGGCCAAGCGCGAAATGACCGAGGCTAACTTGCGCCTGGTCATTTCGATCGCCAAGAAGTACACCAACCGCGGCCTGCAATTCCTCGACCTGATCCAGGAAGGCAATATCGGCTTGATGAAGGCCGTGGACAAGTTCGAGTACCGCCGCGGCTACAAATTTTCCACGTATGCGACCTGGTGGATTCGCCAGGCCATCACGCGCTCGATCGCCGACCAGGCGCGCACGATCCGCATTCCGGTTCACATGATCGAAACGATCAACAAGATGAACCGCATCTCGCGCCAGATCTTGCAGGAAACGGGCGCGGAACCCGATCCGGCGACTCTGGCGATCAAGATGGAAATGCCGGAAGATAAGATCCGCAAGATCATGAAGATCGCCAAAGAGCCGATCTCGATGGAAACGCCGATTGGCGACGACGACGATTCCCACCTGGGCGACTTCATCGAAGACAACAACACCCTGGCGCCATCGGACGCGGCGCTGCACGCCTCGATGCGCGGCGTGGTCAAGGATGTGCTCGATTCCCTGACGCCGCGCGAAGCGAAAGTGCTGCGCATGCGTTTCGGCATCGAGATGTCGACCGACCACACCCTGGAAGAAGTGGGCAAGCAATTCGACGTCACACGCGAGCGGATCCGCCAGATCGAAGCGAAGGCGCTGCGCAAGCTGCGTCACCCATCGCGCTCCGACAAGCTCAAGAGCTTCCTGGAAGGTAATTAA
- a CDS encoding GatB/YqeY domain-containing protein — protein sequence MGLKEQITDDMKTAMRAKEAAKLGTIRLILAEIKRREVDERIELDDEQTLAIIEKMIKQRKDSISQFEAGNRADLADIEKAELVILAAYMPAGLSEEEIAAEVAAAVTASGAAGPQDMGKVMGLLKAKLPKGTDMSAVSGLIKKALAPA from the coding sequence ATGGGCTTGAAAGAACAAATTACCGACGACATGAAAACGGCGATGCGCGCGAAAGAAGCGGCCAAGCTGGGCACGATCCGCCTGATCCTGGCCGAGATCAAGCGCCGCGAAGTCGACGAGCGCATCGAGCTCGACGATGAACAAACCCTGGCGATCATCGAAAAAATGATCAAGCAGCGCAAGGATTCGATCAGCCAGTTCGAAGCGGGTAACCGCGCCGACCTGGCCGATATCGAAAAGGCCGAGCTGGTCATCCTCGCCGCCTACATGCCAGCCGGCCTGTCGGAAGAGGAAATCGCCGCCGAAGTCGCCGCCGCCGTGACCGCCTCGGGCGCCGCCGGTCCGCAAGACATGGGCAAGGTCATGGGCTTGCTCAAGGCGAAATTGCCAAAAGGCACCGACATGAGCGCGGTTTCGGGCTTGATCAAGAAGGCGCTCGCGCCTGCCTGA
- a CDS encoding MarR family winged helix-turn-helix transcriptional regulator, with product MSESNDNVNHSGAARQDAVLELIHSIMHQYRSQQFQALRDGQHELTHMEAKVLAFFGHRPGATQSELARHSGRDKAQVARLITALRERGLLHGEADAADRRNTRLSLTDAGRAIQQAAQAEAGKLNAQAVRGMSGEQQEVLLGLLLQVKDNLNRGE from the coding sequence ATGAGCGAATCGAATGACAATGTCAACCATTCTGGCGCGGCGCGGCAGGATGCCGTTCTGGAACTGATTCATTCGATCATGCACCAGTACCGGTCGCAGCAATTCCAGGCATTGCGCGACGGCCAGCACGAACTGACGCATATGGAAGCGAAGGTGCTGGCGTTTTTCGGCCATCGTCCGGGCGCGACCCAGAGCGAGCTGGCGCGCCACAGCGGACGCGACAAGGCACAGGTGGCGCGCCTGATCACGGCGCTGCGCGAACGCGGCTTGCTGCATGGGGAAGCCGATGCGGCCGACCGCCGCAACACGCGCCTGTCGCTGACCGATGCCGGCCGGGCCATCCAGCAGGCGGCGCAAGCCGAAGCGGGCAAGCTGAACGCGCAGGCGGTACGGGGGATGAGCGGGGAGCAGCAGGAAGTGCTGCTCGGTCTGCTGTTGCAGGTGAAGGACAATCTGAACCGGGGCGAGTAG
- the rpsU gene encoding 30S ribosomal protein S21: MTTIRLKENEPFEVAMRRFKRTIEKTGLLTELRAREFYEKPTAERKRKLAAAVKRHYKRIRSQQLPKKLF, encoded by the coding sequence ATGACCACTATTCGCCTTAAAGAAAACGAGCCGTTCGAAGTCGCAATGCGTCGCTTCAAACGCACCATCGAAAAAACGGGTCTGCTGACCGAACTGCGCGCACGCGAGTTCTACGAAAAGCCAACGGCTGAGCGCAAGCGCAAGCTGGCAGCTGCCGTTAAGCGCCACTACAAGCGCATCCGCAGCCAGCAACTGCCTAAGAAATTATTCTAA